From Halococcus saccharolyticus DSM 5350, the proteins below share one genomic window:
- a CDS encoding UPF0058 family protein, which yields MKKQELIHLHGLLAEVRKHHQARTGTAVEYEGYESLGVRPTSIHKSKTDHKEAVFALAEGITGEMRRAESETVPAAAD from the coding sequence CCACGGCCTGCTTGCAGAGGTACGCAAACACCACCAAGCTCGAACAGGGACGGCGGTCGAGTACGAGGGCTACGAGTCCCTCGGCGTCCGACCGACATCGATTCACAAGTCGAAGACCGACCACAAGGAAGCCGTTTTCGCGCTCGCCGAAGGAATCACCGGTGAGATGCGTCGCGCCGAAAGCGAGACGGTCCCGGCAGCTGCCGACTGA